From Novosphingobium decolorationis, one genomic window encodes:
- a CDS encoding cell division protein FtsQ/DivIB, translated as MSQTIKRKGKTARKAAAAQGNRAKVRSAKATGGSALDMAMGWLPFTEAQLQRLFVLAILAAVAALAWVVASAAGVPGMAEARFAQISKQAGFEVKHIELRGVKNINELKIYERALAQKYRAMPLVDLEQLRSELLELPWVEDARVSRQLPTTLVIDIVERSPRAVLRKADTYALIDETGHELEVIDRSAAKGKLIVSGEGAGQEIIQLSHLLEAAPALKPRVREAQWVGNRRWNLVFETGQVLALPEGVKESAGALVTFARLDGTNRLIGGRAIAIDMRAPDRVYLRVPEGEVQEISTQGGAVALASGGNGQ; from the coding sequence ATGAGCCAGACGATCAAGCGCAAGGGCAAGACCGCCCGCAAGGCCGCAGCCGCGCAGGGCAACCGCGCCAAGGTGCGCAGCGCCAAGGCCACCGGCGGCAGCGCGCTCGACATGGCGATGGGCTGGCTGCCTTTCACCGAAGCGCAGCTCCAGCGCCTGTTCGTGCTCGCAATTCTGGCGGCCGTGGCCGCGCTGGCCTGGGTCGTGGCGTCCGCCGCCGGGGTGCCCGGGATGGCCGAAGCGCGCTTCGCGCAGATCTCCAAGCAGGCCGGTTTCGAGGTCAAGCACATCGAACTGCGCGGTGTGAAGAACATCAACGAGCTCAAGATCTACGAGCGCGCGCTGGCGCAGAAGTACCGCGCGATGCCGCTGGTTGATCTGGAGCAGTTGCGCAGTGAGCTGCTTGAACTGCCCTGGGTCGAGGACGCGCGCGTCTCGCGCCAGCTGCCCACCACGCTGGTCATCGACATCGTCGAGCGCTCACCGCGTGCGGTGCTGCGCAAGGCCGATACCTATGCGCTGATCGATGAGACCGGGCACGAACTCGAAGTGATCGACCGTTCGGCGGCCAAGGGCAAGCTCATCGTCTCGGGCGAGGGGGCAGGGCAGGAGATCATCCAGCTCTCGCACCTCCTGGAGGCCGCTCCCGCGCTCAAGCCCCGCGTGCGCGAGGCGCAGTGGGTCGGCAATCGGCGCTGGAACCTCGTGTTCGAGACAGGCCAGGTCCTGGCGCTTCCCGAAGGCGTCAAGGAATCGGCCGGGGCGCTTGTCACCTTCGCGCGTCTGGACGGCACCAACCGCCTGATCGGGGGCAGGGCCATCGCCATCGACATGCGCGCGCCTGATCGGGTCTACTTGCGCGTGCCAGAGGGCGAGGTTCAGGAGATTTCGACCCAGGGCGGCGCCGTGGCGCTCGCTTCGGGCGGGAACGGGCAGTGA
- the ftsA gene encoding cell division protein FtsA codes for MAATRISKVFGAVNIGSFRISAIIAGISESGELVVLGSGHRASQGIKRGFVTDMAAATYAVRDAIERAERMADVSVQKVWIGCSGAGLASRLQPFDAEIGGRRIEQEDIDQLLVAARDAIQPDGRMVLHAQPAQYRLDGAHGVGDPCGLHAERLGVDIHVMLADGAPIRNLTEAVQSAHLEVEAVVGSPIAAGQACLSPEERDLGVALVEFGAEVTNVSLYAGGMLRDMISNPIGSADITDAIASAFGIRRYQAERLKCVNGSAIASPHDHREMIPVNAPGEEGTGPIARHADDKNRIPRAELIGVITGQLGMLMEEVSKALKVMQFSSQRGKQVVFTGGGAELVGLADYAQAALGRPVRIGRVPHLPGLAEAHLKPGFSTLTGLVLYAANDPVDIRSFARPSNRTVKLGWNTMFSRIFQAVREYF; via the coding sequence ATGGCGGCGACACGCATCAGCAAGGTTTTCGGGGCGGTCAACATCGGCTCGTTCCGCATTTCCGCAATCATTGCGGGTATCTCCGAGAGCGGTGAGCTTGTCGTGCTCGGTTCGGGCCATCGCGCCAGCCAGGGCATCAAGCGCGGCTTCGTGACCGACATGGCGGCCGCGACCTACGCGGTGCGCGACGCCATCGAGCGCGCCGAGCGCATGGCGGATGTCTCGGTCCAGAAGGTGTGGATCGGCTGTTCCGGGGCGGGGCTTGCCAGCCGTCTCCAGCCCTTCGATGCCGAGATCGGCGGACGCCGGATCGAGCAGGAGGACATCGACCAGCTTCTCGTCGCCGCGCGCGATGCGATCCAGCCCGATGGGCGCATGGTGCTTCACGCCCAGCCCGCGCAGTACCGGCTCGACGGAGCGCACGGCGTAGGCGATCCTTGCGGCCTCCACGCCGAGCGGCTTGGCGTCGATATCCATGTCATGCTGGCCGACGGGGCCCCGATCCGCAACCTGACCGAAGCGGTGCAGTCCGCCCACCTCGAGGTTGAGGCGGTGGTAGGCTCGCCGATTGCGGCCGGGCAGGCCTGTCTCTCGCCCGAGGAGAGGGATCTGGGCGTCGCGCTCGTCGAATTCGGCGCGGAAGTGACCAATGTCTCGCTCTATGCAGGCGGCATGCTGCGCGACATGATTTCGAATCCCATCGGTTCGGCCGATATCACCGACGCGATTGCCTCGGCGTTCGGCATCCGTCGCTATCAGGCCGAGCGGCTGAAGTGCGTGAACGGTTCGGCCATCGCCTCGCCGCATGACCATCGCGAAATGATCCCGGTGAACGCGCCGGGCGAAGAGGGGACCGGGCCCATCGCGCGCCACGCCGATGACAAGAACCGCATTCCGCGCGCCGAACTGATCGGTGTCATCACCGGGCAGCTTGGCATGCTGATGGAAGAAGTCAGCAAGGCTCTGAAGGTCATGCAGTTTTCCAGCCAGCGCGGCAAACAGGTGGTCTTCACCGGCGGCGGCGCGGAACTGGTGGGGCTGGCCGATTACGCGCAGGCGGCGCTCGGCCGTCCGGTCCGCATCGGACGCGTGCCGCACCTTCCCGGGCTTGCCGAAGCGCACCTCAAGCCCGGCTTCTCGACGCTGACGGGGCTGGTTCTCTACGCCGCCAACGACCCGGTCGACATTCGCAGTTTTGCCCGTCCTTCGAACAGAACCGTGAAATTGGGCTGGAACACAATGTTTTCCCGGATCTTTCAAGCGGTTCGAGAGTATTTCTGA